From one Neofelis nebulosa isolate mNeoNeb1 chromosome 4, mNeoNeb1.pri, whole genome shotgun sequence genomic stretch:
- the COL1A2 gene encoding collagen alpha-2(I) chain — protein MLSFVDTRTLLLLAVTSCLATCQSLEEATARKGPTGDRGPRGERGPPGPPGRDGDDGIPGPPGPPGPPGPPGLGGNFAAQYDPGKGVGLGPGPMGLMGPRGPPGASGAPGPQGFQGPAGEPGEPGQTGPAGARGPPGPPGKAGEDGHPGKPGRPGERGVVGPQGARGFPGTPGLPGFKGIRGHNGLDGLKGQPGAPGVKGEPGAPGENGTPGQTGARGLPGERGRVGAPGPAGARGSDGSVGPVGPAGPIGSAGPPGFPGAPGPKGELGPVGNPGPAGPAGPRGEMGLPGVSGPVGPPGNPGANGLTGAKGAAGLPGVAGAPGLPGPRGIPGPVGAAGATGARGLVGEPGPAGSKGESGNKGEPGSAGPQGPPGPSGEEGKRGPNGEAGSAGPSGPPGLRGSPGSRGLPGADGRAGVMGPPGPRGATGPAGVRGPNGDAGRPGEPGLMGPRGFPGAPGNVGPAGKEGPMGLPGIDGRPGPIGPAGARGEPGNIGFPGPKGPTGDPGKNGDKGHAGLAGARGAPGPDGNNGAQGPPGPQGVQGGKGEQGPAGPPGFQGLPGPAGTAGEVGKPGERGLPGEFGLPGPAGPRGERGPPGESGAAGPSGPIGSRGPSGPPGPDGNKGEPGVLGAPGTAGPSGPSGLPGERGAAGIPGGKGEKGETGLRGEIGNPGRDGARGAPGAVGAPGPAGATGDRGEAGPAGPAGPAGPRGSPGERGEVGPAGPNGFAGPAGAAGQPGAKGERGTKGPKGENGPVGPTGPVGSAGPSGPNGPPGPAGSRGDGGPPGATGFPGAAGRTGPPGPSGITGPPGPPGAAGKEGLRGPRGDQGPVGRAGETGASGPPGFAGEKGPSGEPGTAGPPGTPGPQGLLGAPGILGLPGSRGERGLPGVSGSVGEPGPLGIAGPPGARGPSGAVGAPGVNGAPGEAGRDGNPGNDGPPGRDGQPGHKGERGYPGNIGPVGAVGAPGPHGPVGPTGKHGNRGEPGPAGVVGPVGAVGPRGPTGPQGIRGDKGEPGDKGPRGLPGLKGHNGLQGLPGLAGQHGDQGAPGSVGPAGPRGPAGPSGPMGKDGRTGHPGSVGPAGVRGSQGSQGPAGPPGPPGPPGPPGPSGGGYDFGYEGDFYRADQPRSPPSLRPKDYEVDATLKSLNNQIETLLTPEGSRKNPARTCRDLRLSHPEWSSGYYWIDPNQGCTMDAIKVYCDFSTGETCIRAQPENILAKNWYRNSKVKKHVWLGETINGGTQFEYNVEGVTTKEMATQLAFMRLLANHASQNITYHCKNSIAYMDEETGNLKKAVILQGSNDVELVAEGNSRFTYTVLVDGCSKKTNEWKKTIIEYKTNKPSRLPILDIAPLDIGGADQEIRVDVGPVCFK, from the exons GG aaCTTTGCGGCTCAGTATGACCCTGGAAAAGGAGTTGGCCTTGGCCCTGGACCAATG GGTTTGATGGGACCTAGAGGGCCTCCTGGTGCATCTGGAGCTCCT ggtCCTCAAGGTTTCCAAGGACCTGCTGGTGAGCCTGGTGAGCCTGGTCAAACT GGTCCTGCGGGTGCTCGTGGTCCACCTGGGCCTCCTGGCAAGGCTGGTGAGGAT GGTCACCCTGGAAAACCTGGACGACCTGGTGAGAGAGGAGTTGTTGGACCACAG gGTGCTCGTGGTTTCCCTGGGACTCCTGGACTTCCTGGCTTCAAGGGCATTAGG gGACACAATGGTCTGGATGGATTGAAGGGACAGCCTGGTGCTCCAGGTGTGAAG GGTGAACCTGGCGCCCCTGGTGAAAATGGAACTCCAGGTCAAACA GGAGCTCGTGGGCTTCCTGGTGAGAGAGGACGTGTCGGTGCCCCTGGCCCAGCT gGTGCCCGTGGAAGTGATGGAAGTGTGGGTCCTGTGGGTCCTGCT GGTCCCATTGGGTCTGCTGGCCCTCCAGGCTTCCCAGGTGCTCCTGGCCCCAAG GGTGAACTTGGACCGGTCGGTAATCCTGGTCCTGCTGGTCCCGCGGGTCCCCGTGGTGAAATGGGTCTTCCAGGTGTTTCTGGCCCTGTTGGACCTCCT GGTAACCCTGGAGCCAACGGCCTGACTGGTGCGAAGGGTGCTGCT GGCTTGCCCGGtgttgctggggcacctggcctCCCTGGACCCCGTGGTATTCCCGGCCCTGTTGGTGCGGCTGGCGCTACTGGTGCCAGAGGACTCGTT GGGGAACCTGGTCCAGCTGGTTCCAAAGGAGAGAGTGGCAACAAGGGTGAGCCC GGCTCTGCTGGTCCTCAAGGTCCTCCTGGTCCCAGTggtgaagaaggaaagagaggcccCAATGGTGAAGCTGGATCCGCTGGCCCCTCTGGGCCTCCTGGGCTGAGA GGAAGTCCTGGTTCTCGTGGTCTCCCTGGAGCTGATGGCAGAGCCGGTGTTATG GGCCCTCCTGGCCCCCGCGGTGCTACTGGCCCTGCTGGTGTCCGAGGCCCCAATGGAGATGCTGGTCGCCCTGGAGAGCCCGGCCTCATGGGACCCCGA gGTTTTCCTGGTGCCCCTGGAAATGTTGGCCCAGCTGGCAAAGAAGGTCCCATG GGCCTCCCTGGCATTGATGGCCGGCCTGGACCAATTGGCCCAGCTGGAGCAAGAGGAGAGCCTGGCAACATCGGATTCCCTGGCCCCAAAGGCCCCACT GGTGATCCAGGCAAAAATGGCGATAAAGGTCATGCTGGTCTTGCCGGTGCTCGG GGTGCTCCAGGTCCTGACGGAAACAATGGTGCTCAGGGACCCCCTGGACCACAA GGTGTCCAAGGTGGAAAAGGTGAACAGGGTCCCGCTGGTCCTCCAGGCTTCCAG GGTCTCCCTGGCCCTGCAGGTACAGCTGGTGAAGTTGGCAAACCAGGAGAAAGG GGTCTCCCTGGTGAATTTGGTCTCCCTGGTCCTGCTGGCCCAAGA ggGGAGCGTGGGCCCCCTGGTGAAAGTGGTGCTGCTGGTCCTTCTGGTCCTATTGGAAGCCGAGGTCCTTCTGGACCCCCTGGGCCTGATGGAAACAAG GGTGAACCTGGTGTGCTTGGTGCTCCAGGCACTGCTGGTCCATCTGGTCCCAGTGGACTCCCAGGAGAGAGGGGTGCTGCTGGCATACCTGGAGGCAAGGGAGAAAAG GGTGAAACTGGTCTCAGAGGTGAAATTGGTAACCCAGGCAGAGATGGTGCCCGT GGTGCTCCTGGTGCTGTAGGTGCCCCTGGTCCTGCTGGAGCCACTGGTGACCGG GGTGAAGCCGGTCCTGCCGGTCCCGCTGGTCCTGCTGGTCCTCGTGGTAGCCCT GGTGAACGTGGTGAAGTTGGTCCCGCTGGCCCCAACGGATTTGCTGGTCCTGCT GGTGCTGCTGGTCAACCTGGTgctaaaggagagagaggaaccaaAGGGCCCAAGGGTGAAAATGGCCCCGTTGGTCCCACGGGCCCTGTTGGATCTGCTGGCCCATCT GGTCCAAATGGTCCCCCTGGTCCTGCTGGCAGTCGTGGTGATGGTGGCCCTCCT GGTGCTACTGGTTTCCCTGGTGCTGCTGGACGGACTGGTCCTCCTGGACCCTCT GGTATCACTGGCCCTCCTGGTCCCCCTGGTGCTGCTGGTAAAGAAGGACTTCGTGGGCCTCGGGGTGACCAAGGTCCAGTTGGCCGAGCAGGGGAAACAGGTGCATCTGGTCCCCCTGGCTTTGCTGGTGAGAAGGGTCCCTCTGGAGAGCCTGGAACTGCT GGACCCCCTGGAACCCCTGGTCCTCAAGGTCTTCTTGGTGCTCCTGGTATTCTGGGTCTCCCAGGCTCTAGAGGTGAACGTGGTCTACCAGGTGTTTCTGGATCTGTG GGTGAACCTGGACCTCTCGGCATCGCTGGTCCACCTGGGGCTCGTGGTCCCTCTGGTGCTGTGGGCGCCCCTGGAGTCAATGGTGCTCCTGGCGAAGCTGGTCGGGAT GGCAACCCTGGGAATGATGGTCCCCCAGGCCGCGACGGTCAACCTGGACACAAG GGAGAACGCGGTTACCCTGGCAACATTGGTCCAGTTGGCGCTGTGGGCGCACCTGGTCCTCATGGCCCCGTGGGTCCCACTGGAAAACATGGAAACCGTGGTGAACCT GGTCCTGCTGGTGTTGTTGGTCCCGTTGGTGCTGTTGGTCCAAGAGGTCCTACT GGCCCACAAGGTATTCGAGGTGATAAAGGAGAGCCTGGTGACAAGGGGCCTAGAGGTCTTCCTGGCTTAAAGGGACACAATGGACTGCAAGGTCTTCCTGGTCTTGCT GGCCAACATGGCGATCAAGGTGCTCCTGGCTCTGTGGGTCCTGCTGGTCCTAGG GGCCCTGCTGGTCCTTCTGGCCCTATGGGCAAAGACGGTCGCACTGGACATCCTGGTTCAGTCGGACCTGCTGGCGTTCGTGGCTCTCAGGGTAGCCAAGGTCCTGCT GGCCCCCCTGGTCCCCCTGGCCCTCCTGGACCTCCTGGCCCAAGTGGTGGTGGTTATGATTTTGGTTACGAAGGGGACTTCTACAGGGCTGACCAGCCTCGCTCACCACCTTCTCTCAGACCCAAGGATTATGAAGTTGATGCTACTCTGAAATCTCTCAACAACCAGATTGAGACCCTTCTTACTCCTGAAGGCTCTAGGAAGAACCCAGCTCGCACATGCCGTGACTTGAGACTTAGCCACCCCGAGTGGAGCAGTG GTTACTACTGGATTGACCCTAACCAAGGATGCACTATGGATGCTATCAAAGTATACTGTGATTTCTCTACTGGCGAAACCTGTATCCGGGCTCAACCTGAAAACATCCTAGCCAAGAACTGGTACAGAAATTCCAAGGTCAAGAAGCACGTGTGGTTAGGAGAAACTATCAATGGTGGTACCCAG tttgagTATAATGTTGAAGGAGTAACCACCAAGGAAATGGCTACTCAACTTGCCTTCATGCGCCTGCTGGCCAACCATGCCTCTCAAAACATCACCTACCACTGCAAGAACAGCATTGCATACATGGATGAGGAGACTGGCAACCTGAAAAAGGCTGTCATTCTGCAAGGCTCCAACGATGTTGAACTTGTTGCCGAGGGCAACAGCAGGTTCACTTACACTGTTCTTGTAGACGGCTGCTCT aaaaagacaaatgaatggaaaaagacaatcattgaatacaaaacaaataagccatCCCGCCTGCCTATCCTTGATATTGCACCTTTGGACATCGGTGGTGCTGACCAAGAAATCAGGGTGGACGTTGGCCCAGtctgtttcaaataa